Proteins encoded in a region of the Streptacidiphilus rugosus AM-16 genome:
- a CDS encoding cytidine/deoxycytidylate deaminase family protein: MGIDLAIRQALRSECRFRVGAVVASRGRVFAAAPNKRRNSPTIDFRHSTFHAEEAALRRVADASGREIYVARVGASGTPMLARPCPRCLKLLASAGIARAYYTIGLGLIGMTVPGTTSSPPDDAIIEISAAARSGNPGSRHPLPAKDHHPYASVAG; this comes from the coding sequence ATGGGAATCGATCTGGCCATCCGCCAGGCTCTGCGCTCCGAGTGTCGATTCCGGGTGGGCGCGGTCGTAGCCTCCCGTGGGCGTGTCTTCGCCGCAGCTCCCAACAAGCGGCGCAACTCCCCCACAATCGACTTCCGCCACAGCACCTTTCATGCTGAGGAGGCGGCTCTTCGACGCGTCGCCGACGCCTCCGGCCGAGAGATCTATGTGGCCCGCGTCGGCGCATCCGGCACACCGATGCTGGCGCGACCGTGTCCCCGGTGCCTGAAGCTGCTCGCCTCTGCGGGGATCGCAAGGGCCTACTACACGATCGGCCTCGGCCTGATCGGCATGACCGTGCCGGGCACAACGTCATCCCCTCCCGATGACGCCATCATCGAAATCAGTGCTGCGGCACGTTCCGGCAACCCAGGCAGCCGCCACCCACTACCCGCCAAAGACCACCACCCGTACGCATCGGTCGCCGGTTGA
- a CDS encoding SigE family RNA polymerase sigma factor, with the protein MGADRDGFDAFVQARWTALLHLACLLTAGDAHRAEDLLQDALVKLWFAWGRVGRESPEAYVRQVLVRAAARSRRRRWWGEHPTNDLPDPPASADTAELVSDRHRLTAALALLPPKQRAAVVLRYYQDLPEAAVAEAMGCPVGTVRSLTSRGITRLRTALTLSPVT; encoded by the coding sequence ATGGGCGCTGACAGGGACGGCTTCGACGCGTTCGTGCAGGCCCGGTGGACCGCTCTGCTGCACCTTGCCTGCCTGCTCACCGCGGGAGACGCCCACCGGGCCGAGGACCTGCTGCAGGACGCACTGGTAAAGCTCTGGTTCGCCTGGGGCCGTGTCGGCCGGGAGAGCCCGGAGGCCTACGTGCGCCAGGTCCTGGTCCGCGCGGCCGCCAGGTCCCGGCGGCGGCGCTGGTGGGGCGAACACCCCACCAACGACCTGCCCGACCCCCCGGCGTCAGCCGACACGGCCGAACTGGTGTCGGACCGGCACCGGCTCACCGCGGCGCTTGCGCTGCTCCCACCGAAACAGCGCGCGGCCGTGGTCCTGCGCTACTACCAGGACCTGCCCGAGGCGGCCGTCGCCGAGGCCATGGGCTGCCCGGTGGGTACCGTGCGCTCGCTCACCTCGCGCGGCATCACGAGGCTGCGGACCGCACTGACTCTCTCCCCGGTGACCTGA
- a CDS encoding helix-turn-helix domain-containing protein, translating to MGEVSRLKSLEAAGLVHPRADAVSAPLFGDGGFFLAQDKVQVKYEMLRAHAVEGRTAGAAATAHGYSRSGFYLVKTAFEETGMAGLLDGQPGRRGPLKVTEDIAAFLRAAPPGTSGAVLADEVERQFGVLLHRRTVERIRRG from the coding sequence ATGGGCGAGGTGTCGAGGTTGAAGTCGCTGGAGGCCGCGGGACTGGTTCATCCGCGGGCCGACGCGGTCAGCGCACCGTTGTTCGGCGACGGCGGGTTCTTCCTGGCCCAGGACAAGGTCCAGGTCAAGTACGAGATGCTGCGCGCACACGCGGTCGAGGGCCGGACCGCGGGTGCCGCCGCGACGGCCCATGGCTACTCGCGGTCCGGGTTCTACCTGGTCAAGACGGCTTTCGAGGAGACGGGCATGGCCGGGCTGCTGGACGGTCAGCCCGGACGACGCGGCCCACTGAAGGTCACCGAGGACATCGCCGCGTTCCTGCGTGCCGCCCCGCCGGGAACCTCCGGCGCCGTACTGGCCGACGAGGTGGAGCGGCAGTTCGGGGTCTTGCTGCACCGCCGCACGGTGGAGCGGATCCGACGCGGATGA
- a CDS encoding IS4 family transposase: MGELTQVITPALVDAVLEGSGRVQSRVRKLPSRVVVYFVLAMALFTGYGYRGVWACLVAGPGVPDLAPSAAALRQARRRVGSAPLVALFDEVKGTVASEHARGSWWRGLRTVAWDGTGLQVPDSPENRAECGSGRGQYGLGGFPLFRLTALVECGTRALIDVVAGPWTQSEKDQCMVLCRALRPGMLLLADRGSKGVPLVCAAAATGAHLLWRTSVDRLPPVLHQLPDGTYLSMATSQNERARLARWTRHRRGVPPQAQGLALRVIEATVTVRADDGRIRSSEIRLVTTLLDHRTYPAAELVELYHERWQAETAFLGLKVTLKGSDRVLRSQSLDGVRQELFGLLVVYQAARQIAGRAGQSNDVDPDRISLTVTLRTARLTVVNASGTTVPGPGSPSMPRITQAVLDPRELAPEHRRLRILPRRVKRPISTFAYNATRKDDPMHQVTIKIVIELPVNLPRRPA, encoded by the coding sequence TTGGGTGAGTTGACGCAGGTCATCACCCCTGCTCTCGTCGACGCCGTGCTGGAGGGGTCCGGCCGGGTGCAGTCCCGGGTGAGGAAACTGCCTTCGCGCGTGGTCGTGTACTTCGTACTGGCGATGGCTCTGTTCACGGGCTATGGGTATCGCGGTGTGTGGGCCTGCCTGGTGGCCGGACCCGGTGTTCCGGATCTCGCTCCGTCGGCGGCTGCCCTGCGGCAGGCGCGTCGCCGCGTCGGGTCCGCGCCGCTGGTGGCCCTGTTCGACGAGGTCAAGGGCACGGTGGCATCCGAACACGCTCGAGGATCGTGGTGGCGCGGGTTGCGGACCGTGGCCTGGGACGGCACCGGACTGCAGGTCCCCGACAGCCCGGAGAACCGTGCGGAATGCGGAAGCGGCCGCGGGCAGTACGGCCTGGGCGGCTTCCCGCTGTTCCGGTTGACCGCCCTGGTCGAGTGCGGGACCCGTGCCCTGATCGACGTGGTCGCCGGCCCGTGGACGCAATCGGAGAAGGACCAGTGCATGGTGCTGTGCCGCGCGCTGCGGCCGGGGATGCTGCTGCTGGCCGACCGCGGCAGCAAGGGTGTTCCGCTCGTCTGCGCGGCCGCCGCGACCGGTGCCCATCTGCTGTGGAGGACAAGCGTCGACCGGCTGCCGCCCGTGTTGCACCAGCTGCCGGACGGCACCTACCTGTCCATGGCCACCAGCCAGAACGAGCGTGCGCGTCTGGCGCGTTGGACACGTCACCGCCGCGGTGTCCCGCCGCAGGCCCAGGGCCTGGCACTGAGGGTGATCGAGGCGACCGTCACCGTCCGTGCCGATGACGGGCGCATCCGCAGCTCCGAGATCCGCCTGGTCACCACGTTGCTCGACCACCGCACGTACCCGGCGGCCGAGCTCGTCGAGCTCTACCACGAGCGTTGGCAGGCGGAGACCGCGTTCTTGGGCTTGAAGGTCACACTCAAGGGCAGCGACCGCGTCCTGCGCTCGCAGAGCCTGGACGGAGTACGGCAGGAACTGTTCGGCCTGCTTGTCGTCTACCAGGCCGCCCGGCAGATCGCCGGCCGTGCCGGGCAGAGCAACGATGTCGACCCCGACCGTATCTCCCTGACCGTCACTTTGCGCACGGCACGGCTCACCGTGGTCAACGCCTCCGGAACCACCGTGCCCGGTCCTGGCTCACCGAGCATGCCGCGGATCACCCAGGCCGTCCTGGACCCCCGCGAACTCGCTCCCGAGCACCGTCGGCTCCGTATCCTGCCCCGCCGGGTCAAGCGGCCGATCTCGACCTTCGCCTACAACGCCACCCGCAAGGACGATCCCATGCACCAGGTCACGATCAAGATCGTCATCGAGCTGCCAGTGAACCTGCCCCGACGACCTGCCTAA
- a CDS encoding SDR family NAD(P)-dependent oxidoreductase codes for MHLTGKTVLLTGASGGIGRAIARELHRHHVRLVLTGRRIEALTELAEQLDAQVLAADLSSAAAVEGLAEVAGPVDVFIANAALPSSGDLLGYTPEQIDRALDVNLRAPIMLTRLLVPGMLSRGSGHVVMIGSISGKVASPSVPLYNATKYGLRGFTHGLRQDLHGTGIGVSLVQPGFVRDAGMFADTGATPPAGTRTVAPQQVATAVIEAIQRNRAEVNVAPLEIRLASALGGVFPTLAENVQRKAKAKQLAEQISNAQQHKR; via the coding sequence ATGCATCTGACCGGAAAAACGGTGCTGTTGACAGGAGCGAGCGGCGGGATCGGCCGCGCGATCGCGCGGGAGCTCCACCGGCATCATGTTCGTCTGGTCCTGACCGGGCGCCGCATCGAAGCCCTCACCGAACTGGCGGAGCAACTCGACGCCCAGGTCCTGGCCGCCGACCTCAGCTCGGCAGCGGCAGTGGAAGGTCTGGCCGAGGTCGCAGGCCCGGTCGACGTCTTCATCGCCAACGCCGCCCTGCCCTCCAGCGGGGACCTTCTCGGCTACACGCCGGAACAGATCGACCGCGCCCTCGACGTCAACCTGCGCGCACCGATCATGCTGACCCGGCTGCTGGTCCCTGGCATGCTTTCCAGGGGAAGCGGGCACGTCGTGATGATCGGCTCGATCTCCGGCAAAGTAGCCTCTCCCTCCGTACCTCTCTACAACGCGACCAAGTACGGACTTCGAGGCTTTACGCACGGCCTGCGCCAGGACCTCCACGGCACGGGTATCGGCGTCTCCCTGGTCCAGCCCGGCTTCGTCCGCGACGCCGGCATGTTCGCCGACACCGGCGCCACTCCCCCAGCCGGTACCCGTACGGTCGCTCCGCAGCAGGTCGCGACGGCCGTGATCGAAGCCATCCAACGCAACCGCGCCGAGGTCAATGTCGCGCCGCTCGAGATTCGGCTCGCCAGCGCTCTTGGCGGGGTCTTCCCCACACTCGCGGAGAACGTCCAGCGCAAGGCGAAGGCCAAACAGCTGGCTGAACAGATCTCGAACGCCCAGCAGCACAAGCGCTGA
- a CDS encoding amidase yields the protein MTVPGLRSLLAQQTALADGDTTSRALVEQSLSRIAASDQALNAFRVVRAEAALAEADEADRSLASGDRRPLLGVPIAIKDDTDLAGEPTAFGCSGAFPAKTEDAHLVRQLRQAGAVIVGKTNTPELGQWHITEGPAFGATRNPWNLQHTPGGSSGGSAAAVAAGLVPAAMGSDGAGSIRIPAAWTHLVGIKPQRGRISTWPDAESFYGLTVPGTLARTVADAALLLDAASGNHPRDMHKPPQATLLPAAFREPGKLRIALSFGRAFAATRTTLDTVVRSAVTHLAHRLVALGHDVAEEGPRYGLIGLTQAPRAMAGMRDWADRLPDPALIDPRTRANIQLGTVLRGPVLHAARAVEPMLRHRVGEIFSRYDVILTPATATPPPRIGSTDGMSPTRMRRAAITTCPYAWPWNVLGWPAIAVPAGFTAQGLPLGAQLLGPASSEARLISLAAQLEDSERWFEQSVPRFEARRPRVE from the coding sequence ATGACAGTTCCGGGCTTGCGGAGCCTGCTCGCACAGCAGACCGCGCTCGCCGACGGAGACACCACCTCACGGGCCCTGGTGGAACAGTCGCTGTCCCGCATCGCCGCCAGCGACCAGGCGTTGAACGCCTTCAGGGTCGTGCGTGCGGAGGCGGCCCTCGCCGAGGCGGATGAAGCGGACCGCAGTCTGGCCTCAGGGGACCGCCGGCCCCTCCTCGGAGTGCCGATCGCGATCAAGGACGATACGGACCTGGCCGGTGAGCCGACCGCATTCGGTTGCAGCGGAGCCTTCCCCGCCAAGACCGAGGACGCCCACCTCGTGCGCCAGCTACGTCAGGCGGGCGCCGTCATCGTGGGGAAGACCAACACACCCGAACTCGGTCAGTGGCACATCACCGAGGGACCCGCCTTCGGCGCCACCCGCAATCCGTGGAATCTGCAGCACACCCCCGGCGGCTCCTCCGGCGGCTCCGCCGCCGCAGTCGCCGCCGGGCTCGTCCCCGCGGCCATGGGCTCCGACGGGGCCGGCTCGATTCGCATTCCGGCTGCCTGGACGCACCTGGTCGGCATCAAGCCCCAGCGTGGTCGCATCTCCACCTGGCCCGATGCAGAGTCCTTCTACGGTCTGACCGTACCCGGAACACTCGCCCGCACGGTCGCTGATGCGGCGCTGCTCCTCGACGCGGCCTCGGGCAACCACCCCCGCGACATGCACAAGCCCCCGCAAGCGACGCTGCTTCCCGCAGCGTTCCGTGAGCCCGGCAAGCTACGCATCGCCCTCTCCTTCGGACGTGCCTTCGCAGCGACCCGGACCACCCTTGACACCGTGGTCCGTTCCGCCGTTACCCACCTGGCGCACAGGCTGGTCGCGCTGGGCCACGACGTCGCCGAGGAAGGCCCCCGTTACGGGCTGATCGGCCTCACCCAAGCACCCCGCGCCATGGCAGGCATGCGCGACTGGGCCGACCGCCTGCCCGACCCCGCCCTCATCGACCCGCGTACCCGAGCCAACATCCAACTCGGCACCGTGCTGCGCGGCCCCGTACTGCACGCGGCACGAGCCGTCGAACCGATGCTGCGCCACCGGGTCGGAGAGATCTTCTCCCGCTACGACGTGATCCTCACCCCCGCGACCGCGACCCCGCCGCCGCGGATCGGTTCGACAGACGGCATGTCGCCCACGCGCATGCGCCGTGCGGCCATCACCACCTGCCCGTATGCCTGGCCGTGGAACGTCCTGGGCTGGCCTGCAATCGCGGTCCCGGCGGGCTTCACCGCACAAGGGCTCCCACTGGGGGCTCAGCTTCTCGGTCCGGCGTCCAGCGAAGCTCGGCTTATCTCGCTGGCCGCGCAACTGGAGGACAGCGAACGTTGGTTCGAGCAGTCCGTGCCCCGTTTTGAGGCCCGGCGACCACGCGTGGAATGA
- a CDS encoding IS3 family transposase (programmed frameshift) yields MGTSKYSPEFRADAVALYHATPGGTYASVAQDVGVNHETLRIWVRDAEAAARPGAGEASAMEKENRQLRARVKELELEREILRRAAKYFAPGDQLVSSRFQFVEDHRDAYGVKRLCRMMQVSRSGFYRWLAGADARMERARADAELAERIARIHTDSDGTYGVPRVTAELRDAGDRINHKRVERVMRTFGIVGLHLRKKVRTTIPEPSATPVPDLLDRDFTAARPNTRYVGDITYLPIGGGQFLYLATVLDLCSKRLAGWSIADHMRTSLVTDALRAAAAARGAAGLRGAIFHSDNGAQYGSRDFAHVCAELGVTRSRGAVGTSADNAAAESFNATMKRETLQGRKRWNGAREARLAVFRWVTRYNTRRRHSSLGQISPVTYEQRSTTLVVAA; encoded by the exons TTGGGGACGTCGAAGTACAGCCCTGAGTTCAGGGCCGATGCCGTCGCGCTGTACCACGCCACGCCGGGCGGTACGTACGCGTCGGTGGCCCAGGACGTGGGCGTCAACCACGAGACGCTGCGGATCTGGGTGCGTGATGCGGAGGCGGCTGCCCGGCCGGGGGCCGGTGAGGCGAGCGCGATGGAGAAGGAGAACCGGCAGCTGCGGGCGCGGGTGAAGGAGCTCGAGCTCGAGCGGGAGATCCTGCGCAGGGCCGCGAAGTATTTCGCCC CGGGAGACCAGCTGGTGAGCAGCCGCTTTCAGTTCGTCGAGGATCACCGGGACGCCTACGGCGTGAAGCGGCTGTGCCGGATGATGCAGGTCTCGCGGTCCGGGTTCTACCGGTGGCTGGCCGGCGCGGACGCGCGCATGGAACGGGCGAGGGCGGACGCGGAGCTTGCCGAGCGGATCGCCCGGATCCACACCGACTCGGACGGGACCTACGGGGTTCCGCGCGTCACCGCCGAGCTGCGGGATGCCGGGGACCGGATTAACCACAAGCGCGTGGAACGCGTGATGCGCACGTTCGGCATCGTCGGGCTGCACCTGCGCAAGAAGGTCCGCACCACGATCCCCGAGCCGTCGGCGACACCGGTGCCGGACCTGCTGGACCGTGACTTCACCGCGGCCAGGCCGAACACCAGGTACGTGGGCGACATAACCTACCTGCCCATCGGTGGCGGCCAGTTCCTTTACCTGGCCACGGTGTTGGACCTGTGCTCGAAACGGCTGGCGGGCTGGTCGATCGCCGACCACATGCGCACGTCCCTGGTGACCGACGCCCTGCGGGCCGCCGCGGCCGCCCGCGGCGCAGCCGGACTGCGCGGGGCGATTTTCCACAGCGACAACGGGGCCCAGTACGGGTCCAGGGACTTCGCGCACGTCTGCGCGGAGCTCGGCGTGACCAGATCGCGCGGCGCAGTGGGCACCAGCGCGGACAACGCCGCCGCGGAGAGCTTCAACGCGACCATGAAACGCGAGACGCTCCAGGGACGGAAACGGTGGAACGGGGCCCGCGAAGCCCGACTCGCCGTCTTCCGGTGGGTGACCCGCTACAACACCCGGCGGCGGCACTCCAGCCTCGGCCAGATCAGCCCGGTCACCTACGAACAACGATCAACTACGCTGGTCGTTGCCGCATGA
- a CDS encoding TetR/AcrR family transcriptional regulator, with the protein MSTVPSVRDRIVQAVLRIIGQDGAAAVTNRRIASEAGVSLGSVTYHFATQHELLQESLRLFVETETRRFTDLAAQLQQAPMTGTEAAEAVRCNAAWSTIFDNEHIAPLELYIQASRDPLLRDAAAACFAAYDQLATSILTALGAPDPERTAGPAVDLVMGLQLRRLATGADADDLVEALLALTCGSVPAALPLLAQMRHGQAAEFSVADGSSAAASA; encoded by the coding sequence ATGTCTACGGTGCCTTCAGTTCGGGATCGGATTGTCCAAGCCGTCCTGAGGATCATCGGTCAGGACGGCGCTGCCGCCGTCACGAACCGGCGCATCGCCAGCGAGGCCGGCGTCTCCCTAGGGTCGGTCACCTATCACTTCGCGACCCAGCACGAACTGCTCCAGGAGAGCCTGCGGCTGTTCGTCGAGACGGAGACGCGCCGATTCACCGACCTGGCGGCCCAGTTGCAGCAAGCCCCCATGACGGGTACCGAAGCGGCGGAGGCGGTCCGGTGCAACGCGGCGTGGTCGACTATCTTCGACAACGAGCACATCGCCCCGCTCGAGCTGTACATCCAGGCCAGCCGTGATCCACTGCTGCGCGACGCCGCGGCGGCGTGTTTCGCGGCCTATGACCAACTCGCCACCTCGATTCTGACCGCCCTTGGCGCGCCGGACCCGGAGCGCACGGCCGGTCCCGCCGTCGATCTAGTGATGGGCCTCCAGTTGCGCCGCCTGGCGACCGGGGCAGACGCGGATGATCTCGTCGAGGCCCTCCTCGCGCTCACGTGCGGTTCTGTACCGGCGGCGCTGCCTCTCCTCGCCCAGATGCGGCATGGGCAGGCGGCTGAATTCTCGGTCGCCGACGGCTCGTCGGCTGCGGCCTCGGCTTGA
- a CDS encoding ISAzo13 family transposase, whose amino-acid sequence MGRSPEQQALLAAKFEAILPHLDERQRRLLFAAEARSLGHGGIRLVARAAGVREATVSAGVDELESGQPPLGRVRRPGGGRKRVADLDPGLREALLALVEPDERGDPMSPLRWTTKSTRTLAAELTRQGHRISADTVGDLLREEGFSLQGNAKTVEGNRHPDRDGQFRYINERAKEHIAAGQPVVSVDTKKKELVGNYKNAGQQWLPAGSPVEVSTHDFPDKELGKAIPYGIYDLAANTGWVSVGTDHDTAAFAVESIRRWWKDRGSLDYPAASRLLITADAGGSNSYRTRAWKTELAALALETGLKVTVCHFPPGTSKWNKVEHRLFSHITMNWRGRPLTSHDVVLNSIAATTTRTGLTVRAELDTGTYPTGVTVGDRQMDALPLERHTWHGDWNYTLRPEPYDAEINDAPDPFDQPSPDLAWLRHPVFTGLTTPEWDTLIAQLLALHDTQRENQLDKRRGHRPRITGDGTTGRRPVLTLADRLIAVLLHQRHGLPQVAIAQLYGVTPFTVNRRIRDVRQLLQAAGHTIEPAGPQLADLAALHNLAAREEITIAPEIKTAS is encoded by the coding sequence ATGGGCAGGTCACCGGAGCAACAGGCTTTACTGGCAGCGAAGTTCGAGGCGATCCTGCCGCATCTGGACGAGCGGCAGCGGCGTCTGCTGTTCGCGGCTGAGGCGCGGTCGCTGGGTCATGGCGGGATCAGGCTGGTCGCGCGGGCTGCGGGGGTGCGCGAGGCGACGGTGTCGGCGGGGGTGGACGAGCTCGAGTCCGGCCAGCCGCCGCTGGGGCGGGTGCGCCGGCCGGGCGGCGGCCGTAAGCGGGTGGCCGACCTGGACCCCGGCCTGCGGGAAGCGCTGCTGGCGCTGGTGGAACCGGATGAGCGCGGGGATCCGATGTCGCCGCTGCGGTGGACGACGAAGTCGACCCGGACCCTGGCGGCCGAATTGACCCGGCAGGGCCACCGGATCTCCGCCGACACGGTTGGGGACCTGCTGCGCGAGGAGGGCTTCAGCCTGCAGGGCAACGCCAAGACCGTCGAAGGCAATCGGCATCCGGACCGGGACGGGCAGTTCCGCTACATCAACGAGCGGGCCAAGGAGCACATCGCCGCCGGACAGCCGGTGGTCAGCGTCGACACCAAGAAGAAAGAGCTCGTCGGGAACTACAAGAACGCCGGACAGCAGTGGCTGCCGGCAGGCTCGCCGGTCGAGGTCTCCACCCACGACTTCCCCGACAAAGAGCTGGGCAAGGCGATCCCGTACGGCATCTACGACCTGGCCGCGAACACCGGCTGGGTCAGCGTCGGCACCGACCACGACACCGCCGCGTTCGCGGTCGAGTCGATCCGCCGCTGGTGGAAGGACCGCGGCAGCCTCGACTACCCGGCCGCGTCCCGGCTGCTGATCACCGCCGACGCCGGCGGCTCCAACAGCTACCGCACCCGCGCCTGGAAGACCGAACTCGCCGCCCTCGCCCTGGAAACCGGCCTGAAAGTGACTGTGTGTCACTTTCCTCCGGGGACTTCGAAATGGAACAAGGTCGAACACCGGCTGTTCTCCCACATCACGATGAACTGGCGCGGCAGGCCGCTCACCAGCCACGACGTGGTCCTCAACAGCATCGCCGCGACCACCACCCGCACCGGGCTGACTGTCCGCGCCGAACTCGACACCGGCACCTACCCCACCGGAGTGACCGTGGGCGACCGGCAGATGGACGCACTGCCGCTGGAGCGGCACACCTGGCACGGCGACTGGAACTACACGCTCCGGCCCGAACCCTACGACGCCGAGATCAACGACGCTCCCGACCCGTTCGACCAGCCCAGCCCCGACCTCGCCTGGCTGCGGCACCCGGTCTTCACCGGGCTCACCACGCCTGAGTGGGACACCCTGATCGCCCAGCTCCTGGCCCTGCACGACACCCAGCGCGAAAACCAGCTCGACAAGCGACGCGGCCACCGGCCCCGCATCACGGGCGACGGCACCACCGGACGCCGCCCCGTCCTCACCCTCGCCGACCGCCTCATCGCCGTCCTGCTCCACCAGCGCCACGGCCTCCCGCAGGTCGCCATCGCCCAGCTCTACGGCGTCACACCCTTCACCGTCAACCGACGCATCCGCGACGTCCGCCAACTCCTGCAAGCCGCCGGACACACCATCGAGCCCGCCGGCCCCCAACTCGCCGACCTGGCCGCCCTCCACAACCTCGCCGCCCGAGAAGAGATCACCATCGCACCAGAGATCAAGACAGCGAGTTAA
- a CDS encoding IS4 family transposase — MHPWVGLSDQVRLGVVTRWVTPELVAEVLGRCGVRDKKPGALPAGFMVYYTLALALFQQDSYDDVAEQLVGSNPQLSASIPNKSSITRARRRLGPLVLETLFRELAGPLAPVDLEGSFYRGMRLAAVDGFVLDAPDTRANRVAFGGPTKNGQAAGFPQVRVVTLTECGTHAQIDAAVGGFNGGEPELALTAAGSAAGILVIMDRGFPGVALWKAYTGAGAHLLIRARSCVAARPVERLPDGTYPARMNLGGQKGAHPGGVLVRVIEYRVDGGEVVRLLTDLLDPEAYPAAELALLYHARWEAESAFRQIKTFQRGPAEVLRSGDPDLVRQEVWAHLVVHHCLTRIIMSLAGDNGIDPDRVSFVRVLKHARRSVVRQCADTPKKIKTFLAALAAKARRKLDNGARRLREADRHLKRPDSKYSSKLSYRIKTRDRQPTRRVGPKVITLHPR; from the coding sequence ATGCATCCGTGGGTGGGGTTGTCTGATCAGGTGCGTCTGGGGGTGGTGACCCGGTGGGTGACTCCGGAGCTGGTCGCCGAGGTGCTGGGTAGGTGCGGGGTGCGGGACAAGAAGCCTGGCGCGCTGCCGGCCGGGTTCATGGTCTACTACACGCTTGCGCTGGCGTTGTTTCAGCAGGACTCCTATGACGATGTAGCCGAGCAACTTGTCGGCAGCAATCCGCAGTTGAGCGCCAGCATCCCGAACAAGTCCTCCATCACCCGGGCTCGCAGGCGTCTGGGTCCGCTGGTGCTGGAGACCTTGTTCCGCGAGTTGGCCGGCCCGCTGGCCCCAGTCGACTTGGAGGGCTCGTTCTACCGTGGGATGCGTCTGGCCGCGGTGGACGGGTTCGTGCTGGACGCGCCGGACACGAGGGCGAACCGCGTCGCGTTCGGCGGTCCGACCAAGAACGGCCAGGCGGCGGGCTTCCCGCAGGTGCGGGTGGTGACGCTGACCGAGTGCGGCACGCACGCGCAGATCGACGCCGCGGTGGGCGGCTTCAACGGCGGTGAGCCCGAGTTGGCGCTCACCGCGGCCGGCTCGGCGGCCGGGATACTGGTCATCATGGACCGCGGCTTTCCCGGGGTAGCGCTGTGGAAGGCCTACACCGGAGCCGGGGCGCACCTGCTGATCCGGGCCCGTTCGTGCGTCGCGGCCCGTCCGGTCGAGCGTCTGCCGGATGGCACGTACCCGGCGCGGATGAACCTCGGCGGGCAGAAGGGCGCGCATCCCGGCGGGGTGCTGGTGCGCGTCATCGAGTACCGCGTGGACGGCGGCGAGGTGGTCAGGCTGCTGACCGACCTGCTGGACCCGGAGGCGTATCCGGCCGCGGAGCTGGCCCTGCTGTATCACGCCAGGTGGGAGGCGGAGTCGGCATTCCGGCAGATCAAGACCTTCCAGCGTGGTCCGGCCGAGGTCCTGCGTTCGGGGGACCCGGATCTGGTGCGGCAGGAAGTGTGGGCGCACTTGGTCGTGCACCACTGCCTCACGCGGATCATCATGTCGCTGGCCGGCGACAACGGCATCGATCCGGACCGGGTCTCGTTCGTGCGAGTCCTCAAGCACGCGCGGCGCAGCGTGGTCCGCCAGTGCGCGGACACACCCAAGAAGATCAAGACCTTCCTGGCCGCCTTGGCGGCGAAGGCGCGCCGGAAGCTCGACAACGGCGCCAGGAGACTGCGCGAGGCGGACCGACACCTCAAACGGCCGGACTCCAAGTACTCCTCCAAGCTCTCCTACCGGATCAAAACCCGCGACCGGCAGCCGACCAGGCGCGTCGGACCCAAGGTCATCACGCTTCACCCGAGATAG
- a CDS encoding DedA family protein, protein MLAMARPPQLPGVLADLAPVLDHWGYLAVALLVFVEDVGVPVPGETVMLAAAVYAGAGRLNLAAVAVLAFVAAVVGDNLGYAVGRFGGHRLIARWGRYVLLTPPRVAKVEGFFARHGGKVVAVARFIEGLRQANGIIAGLTGMPWARFLAFNTLGAALWVGVWVTVGDLAGRHIGTLYPEITRYELSFLAVAAILVAAVVVHRLRHRRKHPLERSEGSATSPRDPQS, encoded by the coding sequence ATGCTCGCGATGGCTCGACCCCCACAACTGCCCGGAGTACTCGCCGACCTGGCTCCGGTGCTCGACCACTGGGGCTACCTGGCGGTCGCGCTCCTGGTCTTCGTCGAGGATGTCGGCGTCCCGGTGCCCGGCGAGACGGTGATGTTGGCCGCCGCCGTCTATGCCGGAGCGGGTCGCCTCAACCTCGCCGCAGTCGCCGTACTTGCTTTTGTTGCTGCGGTCGTCGGAGACAATCTCGGCTACGCCGTTGGAAGGTTCGGCGGCCACCGCCTGATCGCCCGTTGGGGCCGATATGTGCTGCTGACCCCGCCTCGGGTGGCCAAGGTGGAGGGGTTCTTCGCACGTCATGGTGGCAAGGTCGTCGCCGTCGCCCGGTTCATCGAGGGCCTACGACAGGCCAACGGAATCATCGCCGGACTGACCGGGATGCCCTGGGCGCGCTTCCTCGCCTTCAACACGCTCGGCGCCGCGCTCTGGGTCGGTGTCTGGGTCACGGTGGGTGACCTGGCAGGGCGGCACATCGGCACGCTTTATCCCGAGATCACCCGCTACGAGCTCTCTTTCCTGGCCGTTGCCGCGATCCTCGTCGCTGCGGTGGTCGTCCACCGTTTGCGCCACAGGCGCAAGCACCCACTGGAGAGGTCTGAAGGCAGCGCCACCTCGCCCCGCGACCCGCAATCCTGA